A section of the Posidoniimonas corsicana genome encodes:
- the fliJ gene encoding flagellar export protein FliJ, giving the protein MANYRFRLEPVRRLREARRDELRGQLADAYRAAEVITEQRRKVLAELAGVRSRQQQLAREQNLSVNRIVEHQRYELILESQSKDLAEKLKLVEKEVDRRRNLVADADREVRTLDKLEERQRTAHRLGEQRADAKLMDEVALQTLAGRSAGGAGGDAR; this is encoded by the coding sequence ATGGCCAATTATCGCTTCCGACTCGAACCGGTGCGGCGCCTCCGCGAGGCGCGGCGTGACGAGCTGCGCGGTCAGCTCGCCGACGCGTACCGCGCGGCGGAGGTCATCACCGAGCAGCGGCGAAAGGTGCTGGCCGAGCTCGCGGGGGTGCGGTCGCGGCAGCAGCAGCTGGCGCGGGAGCAGAATTTGAGCGTCAACCGCATCGTCGAGCACCAGCGGTACGAGCTGATCCTGGAGTCGCAGTCGAAGGACCTGGCCGAGAAGCTGAAGCTCGTCGAGAAGGAGGTCGACCGCCGCCGCAACCTGGTGGCCGACGCCGACCGCGAGGTGCGCACGCTCGACAAACTCGAGGAGCGGCAACGCACCGCCCACCGGCTCGGTGAGCAGCGTGCCGACGCGAAGCTGATGGACGAGGTCGCGCTGCAGACACTCGCCGGCCGCAGTGCGGGCGGCGCGGGAGGTGATGCAAGATGA
- a CDS encoding FliI/YscN family ATPase yields MDFDYLLQNATPAALNGSVVEVVGLTATAADFPAPIGALAEIYAPSGEAIEAEVVGFSDAGAVLYPLRSIAGVRRGCRVRLKQAARRIRVGTGLLGRVVNAHARCIDGKPHPYLTDRAPLERDAPGPVDRPRIQQPLSTGVRSIDGMLTCGRGQRLGIFAGSGVGKSVLLGMMARNTSADVNVICLVGERGREVNDFIERDLGPEGLKRSVVVVATSNEPALMRLQAASAATSIAEWFRDRGQDVLLLVDSVTRTAMANREIGLAAGEPPTSRGYPPSTFSLLPRLVERAGRSSAGSITAFYSVLVEGDDENEPIADTMRGLLDGHVWLSRKLAGEGHYPAIDLLQSISRLMSEVAGAREQESALLVRRLLAAYRENEDLITIGAYRKGSNRTVDAALALREEINGFLRQTRSEECTLETTIQALNTLGAKAANALGPPAAPIAPIVSPAASAMTPPQPT; encoded by the coding sequence ATGGACTTTGACTACCTACTACAGAACGCCACCCCCGCTGCGCTGAACGGCAGCGTCGTGGAGGTGGTGGGCCTCACCGCGACGGCGGCCGACTTCCCCGCGCCCATCGGAGCGCTGGCGGAGATCTACGCGCCGTCGGGCGAAGCGATCGAGGCCGAGGTCGTCGGGTTCTCCGACGCGGGCGCCGTGCTGTACCCGCTGCGCAGCATCGCCGGCGTGCGCCGCGGATGCCGCGTCAGGCTCAAGCAGGCCGCCCGCCGCATCCGCGTTGGCACCGGTCTCCTCGGCCGCGTTGTGAACGCCCACGCGCGGTGCATCGACGGCAAGCCTCACCCGTACCTCACCGACCGGGCCCCGCTGGAGCGCGACGCGCCGGGACCAGTCGACCGGCCCCGGATCCAGCAGCCGCTTTCCACGGGCGTCCGTTCGATCGACGGTATGCTGACCTGCGGCCGCGGCCAGCGGCTGGGCATCTTCGCCGGGTCCGGCGTTGGCAAGAGCGTGCTCCTGGGCATGATGGCGCGCAACACGTCGGCCGACGTCAACGTGATCTGCCTGGTCGGCGAGCGTGGCCGCGAGGTCAACGACTTCATTGAACGGGACCTCGGGCCCGAGGGGCTCAAGCGGAGCGTGGTGGTGGTCGCCACCAGCAACGAGCCGGCGCTGATGCGGCTGCAGGCCGCGTCGGCGGCGACCTCGATCGCCGAGTGGTTCCGCGACCGCGGCCAGGACGTGCTGCTGCTGGTCGACTCGGTCACGCGCACCGCGATGGCCAACCGCGAGATCGGCCTTGCGGCCGGCGAGCCACCCACCAGCCGCGGCTACCCCCCCTCCACCTTCAGCCTGCTGCCGCGGCTGGTCGAGCGTGCCGGCCGATCCAGCGCGGGCAGCATCACCGCGTTCTACTCGGTGCTGGTCGAGGGCGATGACGAGAACGAGCCGATCGCCGACACCATGCGGGGACTGCTGGACGGCCACGTCTGGCTGTCGCGCAAACTGGCCGGCGAGGGACACTACCCGGCCATCGACCTGCTGCAGAGCATCAGCCGGTTGATGAGCGAGGTCGCCGGCGCCCGCGAACAGGAGTCCGCCCTGCTGGTCCGACGCCTGCTTGCCGCCTACCGCGAGAACGAGGACCTGATCACCATCGGCGCCTACCGCAAGGGGAGCAACCGGACCGTCGACGCCGCGCTCGCGCTCCGCGAGGAGATCAACGGCTTCCTGCGACAGACCCGCAGCGAGGAGTGCACGCTCGAAACCACGATCCAGGCGCTCAACACTCTGGGCGCCAAGGCGGCCAACGCGCTCGGACCGCCCGCGGCGCCGATCGCGCCCATCGTGTCGCCCGCTGCCAGCGCAATGACGCCTCCCCAACCCACCTGA
- a CDS encoding FliH/SctL family protein codes for MASIIRGGVDAPPSNAPSVRGVAFDFQDMSHRADEYVQQVRDEAAKIVQQAHADAQQVRRNAEKAGREAAEQAIEQVLAEMVGKQIDTLRPALAGIVEQLDASRSQWLDHWQQASLALAVKIAERLIRRELTERPEISAEWVREALTMAASGGEITVRLNPADHAHLAPKAEDVARDLGRLAQTRILGDDAVRPGGCLVETRYGSIDMQLESQLERIAEELS; via the coding sequence ATGGCAAGCATTATCCGCGGCGGCGTAGACGCACCGCCATCGAACGCGCCATCCGTCCGAGGCGTGGCGTTCGACTTCCAAGACATGTCGCACCGCGCGGACGAGTACGTCCAGCAGGTCCGCGACGAGGCCGCCAAGATTGTGCAGCAGGCGCACGCCGACGCTCAACAGGTGCGTCGGAACGCGGAGAAGGCCGGCCGCGAAGCCGCCGAGCAGGCTATCGAACAGGTGCTGGCGGAGATGGTCGGCAAGCAGATCGACACCCTCCGCCCCGCGCTGGCCGGGATCGTCGAGCAGCTCGACGCTTCGCGGAGCCAGTGGCTGGACCACTGGCAGCAGGCGTCGTTGGCGCTAGCGGTGAAGATCGCCGAGCGGCTCATCCGCCGCGAGCTTACGGAGCGGCCTGAGATCTCGGCCGAGTGGGTCCGCGAGGCGTTGACAATGGCCGCGTCGGGCGGCGAGATCACGGTGCGGCTGAACCCCGCCGACCACGCCCACCTGGCCCCCAAGGCGGAAGACGTCGCCCGCGACCTGGGCCGTCTGGCACAGACCCGGATCCTCGGCGACGACGCGGTGCGGCCCGGTGGGTGCCTGGTCGAGACCCGCTACGGGTCGATCGATATGCAGCTCGAATCCCAGCTCGAACGCATCGCAGAAGAACTCAGCTAA